One window of Eulemur rufifrons isolate Redbay chromosome 25, OSU_ERuf_1, whole genome shotgun sequence genomic DNA carries:
- the TRDMT1 gene encoding tRNA (cytosine(38)-C(5))-methyltransferase isoform X1 — protein sequence MEPLRVLELYSGVGGMHHALRESGIPAQVVAAIDVNTVANEVYKYNFPQTQLLAKTIEGITLEEFDRLSFNMILMSPPCQPFTRIGLQGDMTDPRTNSFLYILDILPRLQKLPKYILLENVKGFEVSSTRDLLIQTIENCGFQYQEFLLSPTSLGIPNSRLRYFLIAKLQSEPLPFQVPGQVLMEFPRIEYEHPQKYATDAEKKIEEKIEPNICFDSSTQCSGKDAILFKLETAEEIERKNQQDGDLSVQMLKDFLEDDIDMNQYFLPPKSLLRYALLLDIVKPTCRRSVCFTKGYGSYIEGTGSVLQTAEDVQIENIYKSLTNLSQEEKITKLLMLKLRYFTPKEIANLLGFPPEFGFPEKITVKQRYRLLGNSLNVHVVAKLIKILYE from the exons AAAGTGGTATACCTGCACAAGTGGTGGCTGCCATTGATGTAAACACCGTTGCTAATGAAGTATACAAGTATAATTTTCCTCAGACACAGTTACTGGCCAAGACAATTGAA GGGATTACGCTAGAAGAGTTTGACAGATTATCTTTCAATATGATTTTAATGAGCCCTCCATGCCAGCCATTCACAAG AATTGGCCTACAGGGTGATATGACTGATCCGAGGACGAAtagcttcttatatattctagatattctCCCAAG attACAGAAATTACCAAAGTatattcttttagaaaatgttaaaggTTTTGAAGTATCTTCTACAag agaccTGTTgatacaaacaatagaaaattgcGGCTTTCAGTACCAAGAGTTTCTATTATCTCCAACCTCT CTTGGCATTCCAAATTCAAGGCTGCGGTATTTCCTTATTGCAAAGCTTCAGTCAGAACCATTACCTTTTCAAGTCCCTGGCCAG GTACTCATGGAATTCCCCAGAATTGAATATGAGCACCcacaaaaatatgcaacagatgcagaaaaaaaaattgaagaaaaaattgagCCAAATATTTGCTTTGATAGCAGCACACAGTGTTCTGGAAAAGATGCCATTCTTTTTAAGCTTGAAACTGCAGAAGAAATCGAAAGGAAAAATCAACAGGACGGTGATCTCTCTGTGCAAATGCTAAAAGATTTTCTTGAAGATGACATTGATATGAATCAGTACTTTTTACCTCCAAAGTCATTGCTGCGATATGCTCTTTTATTAGACATTGTTAAACCCACTTGCAGAAGGTCTGTGTGCTTTACCAAAGG TTATGGAAGCTACATAGAAGGGACAGGATCGGTGTTGCAGACTGCAGAAGATGTGCAG ATTGAGAATATCTACAAATCTCTTACCAATTTGTCACAAGAAGAAAAGATAACAAAGTTGTTAATGCTTAAACTGCGATATTTCACTCCTAAAGAAATAGCAAATCTCCTTGGATTTCCTCCAGAGTTCG GATTTCCTGAGAAGATAACAGTGAAACAGCGTTATCGCCTGCTTGGAAATAGTCTCAATGTGCATGTGGTAGCTAAACTAATCAAAATCCTCTatgagtaa
- the TRDMT1 gene encoding tRNA (cytosine(38)-C(5))-methyltransferase isoform X2 gives MEPLRVLELYSGVGGMHHALRESGIPAQVVAAIDVNTVANEVYKYNFPQTQLLAKTIEGITLEEFDRLSFNMILMSPPCQPFTRIGLQGDMTDPRTNSFLYILDILPRLQKLPKYILLENVKGFEVSSTRDLLIQTIENCGFQYQEFLLSPTSLGIPNSRLRYFLIAKLQSEPLPFQVPGQVLMEFPRIEYEHPQKYATDAEKKIEEKIEPNICFDSSTQCSGKDAILFKLETAEEIERKNQQDGDLSVQMLKDFLEDDIDMNQYFLPPKSLLRYALLLDIVKPTCRSYGSYIEGTGSVLQTAEDVQIENIYKSLTNLSQEEKITKLLMLKLRYFTPKEIANLLGFPPEFGFPEKITVKQRYRLLGNSLNVHVVAKLIKILYE, from the exons AAAGTGGTATACCTGCACAAGTGGTGGCTGCCATTGATGTAAACACCGTTGCTAATGAAGTATACAAGTATAATTTTCCTCAGACACAGTTACTGGCCAAGACAATTGAA GGGATTACGCTAGAAGAGTTTGACAGATTATCTTTCAATATGATTTTAATGAGCCCTCCATGCCAGCCATTCACAAG AATTGGCCTACAGGGTGATATGACTGATCCGAGGACGAAtagcttcttatatattctagatattctCCCAAG attACAGAAATTACCAAAGTatattcttttagaaaatgttaaaggTTTTGAAGTATCTTCTACAag agaccTGTTgatacaaacaatagaaaattgcGGCTTTCAGTACCAAGAGTTTCTATTATCTCCAACCTCT CTTGGCATTCCAAATTCAAGGCTGCGGTATTTCCTTATTGCAAAGCTTCAGTCAGAACCATTACCTTTTCAAGTCCCTGGCCAG GTACTCATGGAATTCCCCAGAATTGAATATGAGCACCcacaaaaatatgcaacagatgcagaaaaaaaaattgaagaaaaaattgagCCAAATATTTGCTTTGATAGCAGCACACAGTGTTCTGGAAAAGATGCCATTCTTTTTAAGCTTGAAACTGCAGAAGAAATCGAAAGGAAAAATCAACAGGACGGTGATCTCTCTGTGCAAATGCTAAAAGATTTTCTTGAAGATGACATTGATATGAATCAGTACTTTTTACCTCCAAAGTCATTGCTGCGATATGCTCTTTTATTAGACATTGTTAAACCCACTTGCAGAAG TTATGGAAGCTACATAGAAGGGACAGGATCGGTGTTGCAGACTGCAGAAGATGTGCAG ATTGAGAATATCTACAAATCTCTTACCAATTTGTCACAAGAAGAAAAGATAACAAAGTTGTTAATGCTTAAACTGCGATATTTCACTCCTAAAGAAATAGCAAATCTCCTTGGATTTCCTCCAGAGTTCG GATTTCCTGAGAAGATAACAGTGAAACAGCGTTATCGCCTGCTTGGAAATAGTCTCAATGTGCATGTGGTAGCTAAACTAATCAAAATCCTCTatgagtaa
- the TRDMT1 gene encoding tRNA (cytosine(38)-C(5))-methyltransferase isoform X3 encodes MEPLRVLELYSGVGGMHHALRESGIPAQVVAAIDVNTVANEVYKYNFPQTQLLAKTIEGITLEEFDRLSFNMILMSPPCQPFTRDLLIQTIENCGFQYQEFLLSPTSLGIPNSRLRYFLIAKLQSEPLPFQVPGQVLMEFPRIEYEHPQKYATDAEKKIEEKIEPNICFDSSTQCSGKDAILFKLETAEEIERKNQQDGDLSVQMLKDFLEDDIDMNQYFLPPKSLLRYALLLDIVKPTCRSYGSYIEGTGSVLQTAEDVQIENIYKSLTNLSQEEKITKLLMLKLRYFTPKEIANLLGFPPEFGFPEKITVKQRYRLLGNSLNVHVVAKLIKILYE; translated from the exons AAAGTGGTATACCTGCACAAGTGGTGGCTGCCATTGATGTAAACACCGTTGCTAATGAAGTATACAAGTATAATTTTCCTCAGACACAGTTACTGGCCAAGACAATTGAA GGGATTACGCTAGAAGAGTTTGACAGATTATCTTTCAATATGATTTTAATGAGCCCTCCATGCCAGCCATTCACAAG agaccTGTTgatacaaacaatagaaaattgcGGCTTTCAGTACCAAGAGTTTCTATTATCTCCAACCTCT CTTGGCATTCCAAATTCAAGGCTGCGGTATTTCCTTATTGCAAAGCTTCAGTCAGAACCATTACCTTTTCAAGTCCCTGGCCAG GTACTCATGGAATTCCCCAGAATTGAATATGAGCACCcacaaaaatatgcaacagatgcagaaaaaaaaattgaagaaaaaattgagCCAAATATTTGCTTTGATAGCAGCACACAGTGTTCTGGAAAAGATGCCATTCTTTTTAAGCTTGAAACTGCAGAAGAAATCGAAAGGAAAAATCAACAGGACGGTGATCTCTCTGTGCAAATGCTAAAAGATTTTCTTGAAGATGACATTGATATGAATCAGTACTTTTTACCTCCAAAGTCATTGCTGCGATATGCTCTTTTATTAGACATTGTTAAACCCACTTGCAGAAG TTATGGAAGCTACATAGAAGGGACAGGATCGGTGTTGCAGACTGCAGAAGATGTGCAG ATTGAGAATATCTACAAATCTCTTACCAATTTGTCACAAGAAGAAAAGATAACAAAGTTGTTAATGCTTAAACTGCGATATTTCACTCCTAAAGAAATAGCAAATCTCCTTGGATTTCCTCCAGAGTTCG GATTTCCTGAGAAGATAACAGTGAAACAGCGTTATCGCCTGCTTGGAAATAGTCTCAATGTGCATGTGGTAGCTAAACTAATCAAAATCCTCTatgagtaa